Genomic segment of Pochonia chlamydosporia 170 chromosome 1, whole genome shotgun sequence:
GGAAAGATTCTTCAGGGTCAAACGCGGGGAAGATCCTGATGCGCCCTCTGAACGAGACAAGGACCATCTACGAGAAGTGCTTAGGAACACTCCACGGTCCCGTCGCGGTCAGGACCGGGGCCATGACCATGAGGCTGCCCGAGCCGAAGCTTTACAACAAGCCAATgaagcagcaagaacaacgcGTGACTTGATACCTCCTCCCAAGGCTGAACCCTTCCATCACGTACCAGAACATCCAACGCAATCGTCGATAttgtggatgctgatggTCACGTAATCGGCCCTGTCGAGAGGACTGAGCGATTGAATCAATGGGTTGAAGCCATTCAAGATATGCCCATAAAACGACAAGTCAAGATACGCCGAGGCCGCAAGTTTACATCGGATAACTTGGCTACTATCCACGATCGCTCCGACCAGAAGGGAGTCAAGTGGATTTCTTGCATGATTCAAGCTACAGGAGAAATTCAACCGCGGCGATGTCACTCCTGTGATAAAAATCAAGGTGCCTTTGACGACTGCATCATTTTAGGAGGGCCCCTTTTTCAAAAATGTGGCAATTGCGAATGGAATCGCCAAGGATGCCATATGCCACTTTCCAGTAAATCCGTCAACACCAGAGAAGCGAGACACGAACAGGAACCTGTTTGTGACGCCAATAAAGAAACAGAGCCGTTAGCATTTCGAGCGCCGCCAACGACCCAGGCCCATCAATCTATCCGGCCGTATCCAAGTCGCGAAGCGGAGCTGGCGCGATCGACGGGTCGGTTGAACGGAAGCCCTATCCTACCTGAGCCAGTCCAAATGCCGACACCAAAAGAGAACCGAGAGCATCCCTTCGTCAGCAAATATGCTGGCTCAGGCGGCTTCACCCCAGCAAATGTACGAAGTCGACCGCCCTCTCGCGATattccaacaccatctgTGCAATCAGTCGAAAATTCTCCGCAGCCGACGGGACGGCAACTTGCATCATCTGACGAGATCACAAGAAGCAATTTAGTACTGAGACATAACGGCACCATTTACACCTACCCGGAGTGTGTTGAAGGTGTACCTCTTGTAAAGATTGATGAGACGCACCCTTACTGGGACCCACGATGGCCGTCTGTGCGATCGATTATCGAACCTCAACTTGAGCAGTGGCAAGCCAAATATGCCGACTCCGTGGCGAGAAAGGCAAGGGGCGAAGGCGGCTCCTCCAAGTTTCAAAACGGACGCCAGGTTAATCGCGGCAACAAAATATTGGAGTTCTTGCGGGAGGGTGAGATCAGCCCCTATCAGCTCCTGTCAAAGCAGTACACGCACACAGGGAAGGGGACCATCACGGCGTATGACACGGTGTTCCGGATGTGCGAAACTCTGAGTGAACTGGCCAAATACAGGCTCGACATCTCTCCCGTGGAGTGGCTCCGCCAACGTTTTCATGAACTTATTCTAGAAAAGGGGGCAAATTTCAATTATTCCAAAATTATGCACGACTTCTACCATGACCCTAAACTGGCTCACTTGCGCTCTAAGAACGGCTATAAGAGCATTGGACGCCCGTCAGGATACAAAGCCGGCCAAACGACAGGAAACGATAATGGTACTCCTCAAAGTGGCgcaaaaaagagaaagagcaTGCATTCACAGACAGACACTCCCAGAGCTACACCGTCAGCCAGTCATTCACCGCTCATGGTTCAGGACGACTACACGCACTCTCCCCTGCCGAGCAGTGCAGCACCATACTCATCGGACAACTCGTTTAATGCGCCGATTCAGAAGCGTTTGAAACCCTTATCGCCGGTGTCAGCTCCGCCGAACGACGAATTCTACACAGAGGACATTTCCGATGCCGACTCTTGGAGCGGCGCTCCGATCCAATCGCTAGACTGGCGAATATATCAGGTGAAGACTCGATTATTTACTAGTTCCACAAAGGTGACGCAATACTGGCACTGGAAGGAGGACAAGCGAGTGTTTGAGCATCAAGTTCTGAGGGACATGAAGCCGGTTAGCTGGGGTGTTCTTCGATCTCCAATTGATTTCGATATCCCCCTGGATGATATTGTTCAAGTTGATTGGAATATCGATGCGTTGCAGGTGCACTTTGTGATGAGCCAGTTTGGCCCCAGAGTGGCTAAGCAAGATGGAAAACCTGCCGGCGATGTCATGGCCGCATTCAAACGAGAGTCTACAATGCGTCGGTTCCTCAGCTATTGTCGCCAGCGTcggttgaagttggtgaggaTAACAGCGTACGTCTTGAAAGCATGATGATTGTTGCCTTGTAGTGGTTACTAACCGTATTCTTGCAGAGATGACATTGAACAACGATGGGGCAAGTTGCAGTCAGAAAAACTGCCCGATACGGACGAAGAGGCCAGCCCAGCATTTCGGGAATAGCTTTCCCAGTCAATGGAATGATGCCAATATAGTCCTTCTCCCACCATTACCGCCCTCGAGGGCGTTTTGCCCTAAAAGCGACGACCCGTCCACCTCGCCAGGAACTCCTTTCCCTCTCATTGGTGTTTGACTTGGACTATTCACCGGAGGACTTGGAGCtggctttttcttcccttgattgtgttttttttttgggctcACTCCCCCCTTTTCAAGCCACCTGGAGTCATATTTGTAGGCGGCAACATGTCAAAGCAAGAACACCTCGCAGCGATGCAGTTATTTGCAGGGCAAGACCACTTGGTGAGCCATGTGATGTAATTATGGACCTCTTCACACTTGAAGGGTCTTTAATGCATTCGTACAGCAATGTATTGGAGCATATACACGAACAAAACAGAATATTTATACCCCTTTTTATACGTGTTAGGTAGTCATGATTTTCTTCTCCGCCCTCGGCTTTTTAGACTTGCAGCAGTTCACACATGCATTCTGAGATGCATTCCAtgtttttcttttatttACTAGGCATCAGGTGGAGACAAGGCATACTAGTCATTGGATTTGGTTGCGGTGGCATATCATTGCCCTTTTATTTTCCCAGGGATGGTAAAATCCGGCGTTGTTGGTTTGGACGCAGGTCGTACGTTATCTTCCTCTAAAGAAGGAGAGGTTTACGTCTTGGGTCTGTATGAGACGAATGGGAAGCCCGGTGGATAATGTAAGAAGCTTGTTTGTGCTGTTTTATAGCGCGTTCATAGGTAAACGATACTGGATGTCGCCTGTTCATTCTGGTCAAGCGCTGTGTAGTACTTGTGAATATGAACTTGTAGTTGTACTTTCATTGACGGGTCACGTCAGCGAACGCCTACCAGGCAAGGATGCACTAGCTGGATGCAGTGAAAGCCGTAGACCGGGATATTGTCATGGTATTATGCTATTAGGCAAATTGGAATAAATGGGACTTGGAGCAATTCTGCAAAAACCCAGCGGGCGAGAACCTAGTGCGCGCGCAGAACAGCCCACGTGGAATGGAATGTTTGATTTTCACAGTAGCCCTTTTGTTGCAGTATAGTTGATGTACATTTCTGTCGATTGTATAGAAGGTATTGAGCTGATTTTTGATGcaagttggtgtttggaggGGGGATACTGTAGTTCAAGGCTAGGTGTTGTTGGTCCAACACGAGTAGTACGGGCTAGTCACTAGTGATGACGGCTTGGCATTTCCAGGTGATTTCAGTGATTTTACATGGTTTAACTGTATTGTATTGCTTGCGGTATATTCAAGAGGGTTTTAACTCCGAAATTACGTTATCCGTTTCTTTCATCGCTTTCTTAATGATTTCGCTCGCAGGGAGATGCCTCCGTTTTGGCTTGTCGTGAATTTTGGCTCCTCTCTACCCATCATTTTATTCATCAATGCGGCCTTGACTTGCTGGGCTTCTGGATCCGCGTACTGCAATTGTGTGGAGGGAGGTTGCGAGTCCTTGTCGAGGTGGtagtcgtcgtcgtcgtttgTGGCGGTTGCCACGGCGGCCCTCAGACTGTCTGTTACTTGGCGAGGCGGTGGGCCGCTGCCGTCTATGCTTGCTGCGCTGCTGCCGTTGGAGGCATTGCTGATGGCTCGGCCGAGAAGTTGGCGACGTCGTGGGCGAGGAGGTGCTTGTGTGCGTCCGGATTCACAGTCGGCGGGAGGGCCGGCTGCGGAGTCGATGAGGCTGGAGAGTTTGGAGGTGAGGGCTTGCCGTTCTGCGGCTTTGGCTTGTTGTTTTGCGGTTGATTCTGTTTCTTCGTGCTTTGTGGTGTTTGATTCGTGACTGTCTCGATGTAGAGGTGGTTTTTCTGGAGGCGGAGAGGATGTGCCCCGGGCGGAGGTACTGGGTTTCTCGGTGAGAACTCCTGGGTACGGATCTGATTTTGTACGGGCTGGATGATGGACTGTGTGTTTGGGTGGTGACGGCGATTTGTTGAGCCTCGCGCAGGATACTTCTGCTAATGGTGCGTCAGGTTCTTTGGAAGACGCATGGAGTGGTTGACTTCTTGCTGTGAAGAAGTCTGCTGAAGTGGTAAGTTCATGCCGGGCCCTGCCTCGTTCAGGGGGTGGATTTTTGGCGGTGACAATTGGGTTTTCAGGTGAGTCGTCTTCAAAGGCACTGACATCAAACCCGCCGATAAGTTTTGGTTTGGATGAAGCAGGTTTCGTTGCGGTTGGAATAGGGGCGGCAGTCGGCTGAGTAGCGTCACCTTGTGCCTTTGAAGGCTGCGGTTGGCTTTTCTTATCTGCTACCGCCAGCGCCGGTTGGGTTGGATAACGATCTCGTATTTCCGGATGGATGTAGTCTCTCATCGGGGCATTGCAGCCTGTTGATATACATTCCCACAGCCAATCTGCCGTTACGACAGGGACTCCCCATTCTAGAGCGTACTTGAGCTTTTCTTTACGCATGGCCTTTAACGACCTGCAAACCAAGACGCTAGTTGTCCGCCTGAACTCTTCTTCGAACGTGGCTCCCAGCTGCGTGATACTCCGTGCAACTTGGTTGAGCTCTAACCCCGTAAAGGCTGCACTGCACACAACGAGGCCTGAAAGCCCTGGTATTGGGAACAGAGGGAACGGCCTGCCCAAAACATGTTCTCCCGGAGAGAAGAATTGTTTGTTATGCAGACATCTCTCAATATAGAACTCGGTGACAACTTCTACATTGTCATACTGCATCTCGGGGTGTGAATCAGGGTGTGACGTCTGAGGCACAACGAGAAAACGGTGCGCCCCCTCCATTTGTGTACGAGAGGTCGCAACTTCTCGAAGCGACGACGCTACAAATCCTCCTAATGTGGCAATGGTGTCCTCCAGGACTGTTTGTCGTTTCTCGTTGAATCCGTGAATGGCGAACACACAATTGGCaaaaacgccatcatcttgatgggatggcaattgttggtgctggtgagGTTGACGTATCGTAGGCTCTGGGGTTGCTTGCTGCGGTGCCTGTTGTAGCTGCTCAGAAGCGGCTTGGTCGTTCCCAAATGAGTCCTCCCTTGACCCGGACCTGCCCAAGATATCGCCCCAGAGATTATTTCTTTGCGAATTGAGTTTCATACTTGCCGTTTTGCGCAGTTTCCTCGCTCCTCTTTCGTCGGTGCTGTTGGAAGCTGACGACCTGGATCTTTTACCAAGTGATGAACGTCTAGGGTCCTCCTTTTTCCAAGCCCCGACACCTTGCTCCTCGACTGGGAGAAGCGGATCGAACTTGTCCTCGTCTAGAATGAGACCACGTTCTATACTTTGGTCCAGCCAACCCAGCGTAACGGTATACACTTTCCACGACTTGGCCGCGGTAAACTTTTTGCCTTCGGGTTTGCTGACAACCAGGTGAGTACATCTCCTTGTCAAATCTCCGGTATATCGCCCGCCGTTGGCCGTAATCTTTGCTGCAATCTGATCTCTCTGCTCTCCAAAGCCCGTCAAGCAAATCAGCAATGATTGGCGGCCAGCTGTGGTCGCGTCGTTGGGGGAGGCTGGTTCTGCGCCGCATTTTTCCAGCGCTCTTAGCTGATGATCCTTTTCGAGGGTTAAGAAGTCAATCTCTTCGTCGTTTTTCCAAAGTTCTGTCAGAGCCTCTATCCATGCGGCATCCATAGCCTTGATATCGGGTCGATCACGGGCGACATGGCGATATTTTGGCGTGTCATAGTCGCCGACGATGAGGTGGGTTACGTCCGGAGTCAGATCATATTTGTGAACACCGCCGAGCTCAGCGACCTTGTGGGCAATTTCGGTCTATGTGAAGGGTAGAAAATCGGAGTGTCAGCAGTGTTGGTGCCCTTTGGAGAAGATATCTAGGCTGCAGCGAGGAATCGGTGACATATCATCAACCTACCCTCTGATCCGGCGGAATACTTGTGCAGCACACAACAACGCCCTTGAGCGGCACTGAAGGGTCTATGGAGTActtctcatcatcagcagaTTGCGATGATGCCATGTCGCCGTCGTGGCCGCATATGGGCTGGGAAAGTGTCGCAAGCTGAAGAGACAGCAATGGCCATTTGAGGTTGAGTGCTGACTTTGGCGccgatgttggtggtgttcGAGATGTCACATTTTCAGGTCGACTGGTGGGACGCGTCCAGCTGGGCCAGACCGCGTTTGTATGAGTGCTCAAGCAGGCTTCAACGGCCGCCTAACGTCATGTGGGGcaaagacaatggcaatTGAGCATTAGACAAGTCCACTGGCTACAGGAGGGGAGTCAGCCCTGCGCACTGTGAGTATAGCACTGAACTACTGCTAAGGCTGTCATGCCGCAGCACCTGCAGTGGCTATTTTAGCTGGCCGTAGTGTCTAATGCACAGTGCTAATTATCTCCCGATCCCCCGCCCCaatgctccatgtctttCTGAGTCGACCGTTATCTGAGCCAGTTGCATTGTTTCACGCTTCTCACTTCAGCATAAGTAATACTTTCCATAGACAGAGATATCAATATTTACGCTCGCCATGTCGACCTCTACATCGAAATAAGCACTTGACACCATTTCCACGCCGCCCAGCAAGTTATGCCTGTTATGGCAAGCTTTGTTTCCCGCCCTCGGCTGCACGCGACACCAGCATCAAAGGTCCATGTCGGGCTAGGCCCCTAACTTATTGAGAGTTCTGCCTTTCAAGGTTCATCCATGGCCCATCCATGGTCATAGTGGCAACcttgcaaccagaccagatcagacaTTAAACACCCCCACCATCGCTTTGCTCGCAGCCTCGCCGCAGACTGAGCTCTCAAAATCCCCCACCaatcctcctcttctcttccGACTAATATTTCCGCGAGTCTCGACACGATCTGCTGCTCCCTGCGCCGTCTGAGTGGCATCTAACGATCAAAATAGCAACAGAGCTTCTGTTCGCATTATCCGGAAGTGAGGCGTCTGGTCCGCTGTGCCTGCCCAAACTCGGTCCGGAAGTCTCAAAGCTTGCCACCAAACAGAGCAGATCGCCTGTCAGGCTCACGCGAGGCTACCAGAGAGACGGACGGGCAGACAGACAAATCTCCCATCTTGACCATCCACGCCCAGCAGGCCACGCCGGTCTTGATTCACACGCAGACATCTACCGGCCTGCTTATTGCTGTCGTTGTCGCTGTTGCTGTTCTATTGCTCCTCGCGGTTGCTCTCCGCCTTGTTCAGCCTGTTCACCCGTGCATACATCCATCCACGCTGTGCTACGCTTCGTCCTAAACATCTAGCGAGATGCCGCCCCCGTCGTCGGCACAGCAAAAAGTCCTGACTGCCCAGTTTGTGAATCTAACTGGCGCTACAGAGCGGCAAGCTACCAAGGTATGTGTATGTTTGTGAGCAACACGGGCTCAGGTTCAAGCTCATCTGCCCCTCCCCCGGCCCGATTGCAAGATGCGTTTGGAGGTTGTATTACTGGGATTCGCCTGATTGCGCCTGCGTCTGCTTCATTTTCCCGCCGGTTCATCGTCGAAAACAAGGCAGACAAGAcaaatggccaagaccaagactttTGATCAAGCTCAAGCTAATGTAACTTGTGGTGCAGTATTTGAAATCGACTGGCTACAAGATCAATGAGGCCGTTGATGCGTGAGTCCACACCATCTCCTTTCAAGCTTCCAACTCGCGAGCGCTCTCTCCCTCCCAAGCTACCCCAAGCTCCCCCAGTCAACccctcatctcatctcacctCGTCTGCGACTGAGTCTCACCCCTTTTCACCTCTGTGCTATTGAATCTCCCTCTCGGCCGGTTCGATATGGCCTCCTCGGACCATTCCGTGCGATGATCCGTCTCTGCGTGCTCCGCGTCAATTTGGCATGGACCTCTCCATCCAGGTGGATTATCGGTGGGGTCCCACTAACTGACGCAGCCCGTCACTGCCGACACACGACATAGTACGGCCGAGTGACGCCGATGGCTTTGAAACAAAATGTCCAAAAGGCCATCATCCAGTTATTCCGGCTTGCCATCTTGATCCCCCATCTTGCATCCCATCTGCAGTCTCCATTTTCGCCATTGGCGCCTCTATTTTGGCCTATAATTATCTCCGGCGCAGTATTACAAGGACCCTATGCAGACTGTTGCCCAATATCTCAAGCCCAGCCAGTTTATTGTCAGCCGAACACTCCGTCTTCCCGGCCCGTCTTCCCATGCCGTCTCGGCCTATTCGACCGTCGTGTATCTGGGGACTTGAAATCTAGGTCTCCATTACTTCCTTGGTCGACCTCATTTCTCCCCTTGGCTGGAATGATGGGCTGGAAAGATGTTAAACGTCGTTTTCCATCCAGGGCCGTCCCATTTTGGACTTCTTCCAAGCCAGCGCAAGACACAGATGATCATGGCAGCACAAAACCTCTCCCAGGGAAGGGGAAAGCTTCACGGTACAGGGGACTTCCGACATCCCGTCTTAGCTATCTGTTCCGCCCGCAAATTGTCAAGAATCAAGAGAGAGCAACAAAATGCATACATTGGCCAAGTGGTCACTCTTTTCAGTCCAGAATTCGCACAGGGCTGTTAGAACTCGGAGGCTAACAGTGTGTTTGTCACTATTAGATTTTATTCTTCCGGAAATGAGGTGAAGGGCCCATCACCGGTCGAGTCTAAGCTCGATGCTCTTTTCGACACATTACGAGGTACTCTATACATTCGTATTTGAAGGCTCACTATAGGCTTACCCAATTTTCCAGATGACAAGAACGATGAAAAGGACAAGATGGAGCTCGAATCTACCATGGATTATTTGGGCAGCAAATTGAACGTCAGTCTAGAGAACGCAGAATTATTTGTCGTTTTGGAAATAGTTCAAGCACCCAGCGTGGGAGAAATTACACGTCAGGGATACGTCGAGGGATGGAAGAAAGCAAAGTATGCACCGTGCTATTCATTTCCTTCATCAAGTTGTATTTGGGCTCACCGGAGAGACAAAACGTAACTGACTTGTAACCATTAGTGCGGGCACGACACATCAGGAGCACTCTCGCTATGTTCAGCGCCTTCTTTCTACTTTATCAAAGAATCCCGCAGTCTTCAAAAAGGTATACCGCTATACCTTCGTGGCTGGCCGCGAGGGAGATCAAAAATCCCTTAGTTTGGAGAATGCTCTCATTTATTGGGGCATGCTATTTTCGCCTCCTGGTATGGCCTGGAAGACGGAAAACCATGACTGGTTGGACCTGTGGAAGACGTTTCTTAATGAGAAATGGACTCGATCCGTCAACAAGGACATGTGGaacatggtgttggagtttgcCGTCAAGACCCTGGCGGACGACAGCTTATCGTTCTGGAGCGAGGATGGCGCATGGCCAAGTGTAATCGATGATTTTGTCGAATGGTGTCTCAAGAAGGGTATTGGGAAGTCGGAGACCATGGACGTCGATGCCGCATAGTGACGGACTAGAACGCAGTCTCCTCAAAGACTCTTGGCTCAAGCCAGAGCAGCATTATTACTGCCGTCAAGAAAAACCGGCACAGCACAGCTATTTGGACTCTTCGGGAAAGGAGACCTCACTTTTACATTATAACTAGAACGCGTCGTTTTAGTCTAGCGCAGAGGCTTGCGCTACTGAAATGACTTATGATAGACATGCAACAAACAAATCATGAATAAGAaccccaaaaaaaaaaaaaaaaaatatacGACAGCGCTCCATGTCCTATTATGACATGATAAAATGGCATTCATGTGTTTCTTCTATAAACTTTCATCTGGAGATGGGCAATCTCCAACATGGCCTGAAACAATGCCCTAAAACTAATGCCCAATGTACAAAGTTGTCCTGTAATGCTCTAGTTTCACATCGCCGTAGTTGTCCCCGTCGTAACCGGGGTCAACCATATTCGGTCCCCATGATCCCAAGTTCAATATATCGTACACGCTCCAGCATCAAAAATGCCACGCAAATTTCGTCCCCCCTCCCTTCTCACCTGTCCCCCATCGTGAATGCAGCTCCTTACGCCTCACTCCCTTGCGTCCTCCACTTAGGCTCCCCGAATCCCGACAACGTGCTCAACTTGCCATCCCCGAGCTTCACGTGCGCCGAGCGAATCATGCGCGGCTCCAGCCGCAGCGTCGTTCGCACATCCTGGTGAACCTTGGTCGACGAGTCGTACCGCATGACGAAGTAGTGGCCGTGTGTGTGCTTCATCTGGTGCACTGATATGGGCTTTGGGAGGGAGAATACGCCCCAGTTTGAGAGGCCGCGGACGACGCCGCCATTTCGGAGGACGAGAGAACCGACGGTTTGGGCGATTCTGCGGGTTTGTTAGTTTGGTTTGGGGGGATGGGGGAGTGGGATGGTCGTACTCTCTTACTTCGCCGAGGTTGCCGGGTCGGACCTGTGGGTTTTTGTTAGTTAAGCTGAATGGTTGGGTTGAAGGGGGATTGGGAGAGCGCACAATAGCAATTAACTCGTAGAGCATATTGACGGCTGCGCCTATGCTTTGTCGAGgagtgtggtggtgatggattggaggttgatgctgGGGGTTGCATCTCGAAATTTGGTGCAGGGGTGTAGAACCGATGATTTGCCGGTGGGAACTGAGTGGTGTGGTGGCGCGCCAATGTTGTGGGCgagagcttgagcttgctaCTTGGTCTTAATGGCGGGAATTGTGGCTAGGTGGTGGAGGCCCTTTTATGAGTAGAATACAAAAGGTAAATGAGAAATATGAGTGGAATTTGTATGTATATAGTGTgaactacctaggtagttttAAATATTTCCATCTTCGTCTGGCTTTGTTCTGAATTTTGGCCTGTACTTGTCGCACCTACTGAGGCATCTTTGCACACCGTGGCAGATCTAGTTCTGGTGCGATATGGTGCCTGATTACATCGTATCTAAACTGCGAGTGTATTCGGCTCAGATTTACGACTGTCTACTacacagccaacaaggccattTCTGCTTCAAAAAGACAAGCTTGTCGCTGATATGGCTGGCAATATTTCACCACCCTTAGGATTGCactctcaacaacctcatAGAAACCGAAAGAATCTCGTACACATCTACCATCTACCTCATATAGTACACTGTTTTACAAGTATTACACTGCATTTACATTAGATCGTTTGCTTTGACAATGACTGCCATATCCTCCAAGGTAATCGCCAGCCCCCCGTTTTGACGGCAAATGGGTCAAAATTCGCCTTTTCCAAATTCTCCAAGTAATGACTTGCTGGTATGGCTTCCAGCAGCACTCCAAAACTCTGTCGAATCTCCTTGGCTGTATCGCTCTCCTCCAGATATACATGCTCGGCTTCTCCCTCATGTTCAAATTCATGACCGGGGTCTTCACCAGCCTTTAGTCGCTTCAGCATCTCCTGAGCCGTTATTACATGATCGTTTGCTCGGGTTGCCACCTTAAAAACAGCATCCTGCAGACCCGGTGCGT
This window contains:
- a CDS encoding defective in cullin neddylation protein 1 (similar to Cordyceps militaris CM01 XP_006673250.1); protein product: MPPPSSAQQKVLTAQFVNLTGATERQATKYLKSTGYKINEAVDAFYSSGNEVKGPSPVESKLDALFDTLRDDKNDEKDKMELESTMDYLGSKLNVSLENAELFVVLEIVQAPSVGEITRQGYVEGWKKANAGTTHQEHSRYVQRLLSTLSKNPAVFKKVYRYTFVAGREGDQKSLSLENALIYWGMLFSPPGMAWKTENHDWLDLWKTFLNEKWTRSVNKDMWNMVLEFAVKTLADDSLSFWSEDGAWPSVIDDFVEWCLKKGIGKSETMDVDAA
- a CDS encoding phytoene synthetase/ ribosomal protein S6 (similar to Metarhizium robertsii ARSEF 23 XP_007818630.2), which produces MLYELIAIVRPGNLGEVREIAQTVGSLVLRNGGVVRGLSNWGVFSLPKPISVHQMKHTHGHYFVMRYDSSTKVHQDVRTTLRLEPRMIRSAHVKLGDGKLSTLSGFGEPKWRTQGSEA
- a CDS encoding subunit of DNA polymerase II (similar to Cordyceps militaris CM01 XP_006673252.1), with amino-acid sequence MASSQSADDEKYSIDPSVPLKGVVVCCTSIPPDQRTEIAHKVAELGGVHKYDLTPDVTHLIVGDYDTPKYRHVARDRPDIKAMDAAWIEALTELWKNDEEIDFLTLEKDHQLRALEKCGAEPASPNDATTAGRQSLLICLTGFGEQRDQIAAKITANGGRYTGDLTRRCTHLVVSKPEGKKFTAAKSWKVYTVTLGWLDQSIERGLILDEDKFDPLLPVEEQGVGAWKKEDPRRSSLGKRSRSSASNSTDERGARKLRKTASMKLNSQRNNLWGDILGRSGSREDSFGNDQAASEQLQQAPQQATPEPTIRQPHQHQQLPSHQDDGVFANCVFAIHGFNEKRQTVLEDTIATLGGFVASSLREVATSRTQMEGAHRFLVVPQTSHPDSHPEMQYDNVEVVTEFYIERCLHNKQFFSPGEHVLGRPFPLFPIPGLSGLVVCSAAFTGLELNQVARSITQLGATFEEEFRRTTSVLVCRSLKAMRKEKLKYALEWGVPVVTADWLWECISTGCNAPMRDYIHPEIRDRYPTQPALAVADKKSQPQPSKAQGDATQPTAAPIPTATKPASSKPKLIGGFDVSAFEDDSPENPIVTAKNPPPERGRARHELTTSADFFTARSQPLHASSKEPDAPLAEVSCARLNKSPSPPKHTVHHPARTKSDPYPGVLTEKPSTSARGTSSPPPEKPPLHRDSHESNTTKHEETESTAKQQAKAAERQALTSKLSSLIDSAAGPPADCESGRTQAPPRPRRRQLLGRAISNASNGSSAASIDGSGPPPRQVTDSLRAAVATATNDDDDYHLDKDSQPPSTQLQYADPEAQQVKAALMNKMMGREEPKFTTSQNGGISLRAKSLRKR